The following are from one region of the Pseudazoarcus pumilus genome:
- a CDS encoding DctP family TRAP transporter solute-binding subunit has translation MRRLSALILLLMLAAAPLPAAADESIVIRFSHVVSPDAPKGKAAEFFAQRAAELTRGRVRVEVYADSELYADRDEMEALQLGAVHMLAPSLAKFSVLGANGFELFDLPYIFEDRRALRAVTEGPIGERLLESLEDRGIKGLAFWDNGFKSFSANTPIRVPADLAGKRMRIQASRVIEEQMLALGAVPHMMSFSDVYEALRAGVVDGTENPHSNLYTQRMHEVQPYLALTEHGYLGYAVIVNKRFWDTLPRGVRRPLERAMREATTYANRIAREENQLALEAILAAGTTEVHVLDAAARAAFRRALLPVHQSAAERIGEDLLAEVYRATGFDPQRK, from the coding sequence ATGAGACGCCTTTCGGCGTTGATCCTGCTGCTGATGCTTGCTGCGGCGCCGCTGCCCGCTGCGGCAGACGAATCCATCGTGATCCGCTTCAGCCACGTGGTGTCGCCGGACGCACCCAAGGGCAAGGCGGCCGAATTCTTCGCGCAGCGCGCGGCCGAGCTCACGCGCGGTCGCGTGCGCGTCGAGGTGTACGCCGACAGCGAGCTGTATGCCGACCGCGACGAGATGGAGGCCCTGCAACTGGGTGCGGTGCACATGCTCGCACCCTCGCTGGCCAAGTTCAGCGTGCTCGGGGCCAATGGCTTCGAGCTGTTCGATCTGCCCTACATCTTCGAAGACCGGCGCGCCCTGCGTGCGGTGACCGAGGGGCCCATCGGCGAGCGCCTGCTCGAGTCGCTCGAGGATCGTGGCATCAAGGGGCTGGCGTTCTGGGACAACGGTTTCAAGTCCTTCTCGGCGAACACGCCGATCCGCGTGCCCGCCGATCTGGCCGGCAAGCGCATGCGCATCCAGGCCTCGCGCGTCATCGAGGAGCAGATGCTCGCGCTCGGCGCGGTGCCGCACATGATGTCGTTCTCCGATGTCTACGAGGCCTTGCGCGCCGGCGTCGTGGACGGCACCGAGAATCCGCACTCCAATCTCTACACGCAGCGCATGCACGAGGTCCAGCCCTATCTCGCGCTCACCGAACACGGCTACCTGGGCTATGCCGTGATCGTCAACAAGCGCTTCTGGGACACATTGCCGCGCGGTGTGCGGCGCCCGCTCGAGCGCGCCATGCGCGAGGCCACGACCTATGCCAACCGCATCGCTCGTGAGGAGAACCAGCTCGCCCTCGAGGCTATCCTCGCGGCCGGCACCACCGAAGTCCATGTGCTCGACGCGGCCGCGCGAGCGGCCTTCCGGCGCGCGCTGCTGCCGGTGCATCAAAGTGCGGCTGAGCGCATCGGCGAGGATCTGCTCGCAGAGGTCTATCGGGCGACCGGTTTCGATCCGCAGCGCAAGTGA
- the ndk gene encoding nucleoside-diphosphate kinase, whose translation MANERTLSIIKPDAVAKNVIGKIYQRFEDAGLKVVAARMMHLSEREASQFYAVHKERPFFKDLVSFMISGPVMVQALEGEGAIAKNRDLMGATDPKKAEPGTIRADFADSIDANAVHGSDAPETAAAEIAFFFPGLDVHGR comes from the coding sequence ATGGCCAACGAACGCACGCTTTCCATCATCAAGCCCGATGCCGTCGCGAAGAACGTGATCGGCAAGATCTACCAGCGTTTCGAGGACGCCGGACTGAAGGTCGTCGCCGCGCGCATGATGCACCTGTCCGAGCGCGAGGCCTCGCAGTTCTACGCCGTGCACAAGGAGCGCCCGTTCTTCAAGGATCTGGTGTCGTTCATGATTTCCGGCCCGGTCATGGTGCAGGCGCTCGAAGGTGAGGGCGCCATCGCCAAGAACCGCGACCTGATGGGCGCGACCGATCCCAAGAAGGCCGAGCCGGGCACCATTCGCGCCGACTTCGCCGATTCGATCGACGCCAACGCCGTGCACGGCTCGGACGCGCCGGAAACGGCCGCGGCCGAAATCGCCTTCTTCTTCCCCGGTCTGGACGTCCACGGCCGCTGA
- the rlmN gene encoding 23S rRNA (adenine(2503)-C(2))-methyltransferase RlmN has translation MSAPVNLLDFDSDALVAWFAGRGEKPFRARQVMRWIHRDGCDDFAAMTDVAKSLRAKLGECATIRAPQPVRDSVSNDGTRKWLLDVGNGNAVETVFIPEAHRGTLCVSSQAGCALDCAFCSTGKQGFNRNLSAGEIIGQLWLANRLLGAAREAATDLDAGEKDNGRIISNVVMMGMGEPLANFDSVVTALRLMLDDNAYGLSRRRVTVSTSGIVPAMDRLRDECPVALAVSLHAPDDALRDRLVPINKKYPLAQLMAACRRYLERAPRDFITFEYVMLDGVNDHDADARKLVELVRDVPCKFNLIPFNPFPGSEFRRSGSERIRRFAEVLIEAGIVTTTRRTRGEDVDAACGQLAGQVQDRTRRTTRLVKA, from the coding sequence ATGAGCGCCCCGGTCAACCTTCTCGATTTCGACAGTGACGCACTCGTCGCCTGGTTCGCCGGACGCGGCGAGAAGCCGTTCCGTGCGCGCCAGGTGATGCGCTGGATCCACCGCGACGGCTGCGACGACTTTGCCGCGATGACCGACGTCGCCAAGTCGCTGCGCGCCAAGCTCGGCGAGTGCGCGACAATCCGCGCACCGCAGCCGGTGCGCGACAGCGTGTCGAACGACGGTACGCGCAAGTGGCTGCTCGACGTCGGCAACGGCAATGCCGTCGAGACGGTGTTCATCCCCGAGGCGCATCGCGGCACGTTGTGCGTGTCCTCGCAGGCCGGCTGCGCGCTCGACTGTGCCTTCTGTTCGACCGGCAAGCAGGGCTTCAACCGCAACCTGAGCGCCGGCGAGATCATCGGCCAGCTGTGGCTGGCCAATCGCCTGCTCGGCGCTGCGCGCGAGGCGGCGACCGATCTCGACGCCGGCGAGAAGGATAACGGGCGCATCATCAGCAACGTCGTGATGATGGGCATGGGCGAGCCGCTGGCCAACTTCGACAGCGTCGTCACGGCGCTGCGCCTGATGCTCGACGACAACGCCTACGGTCTGTCGCGCCGGCGCGTGACGGTGTCGACCTCGGGCATCGTGCCGGCCATGGACCGACTGCGTGACGAATGTCCGGTGGCGCTGGCAGTGTCGCTGCACGCGCCCGACGATGCGCTGCGCGACCGTCTCGTGCCGATCAACAAGAAGTATCCGCTGGCCCAGCTGATGGCCGCCTGCCGGCGCTATCTGGAGCGCGCGCCGCGCGACTTCATCACCTTCGAGTACGTCATGCTCGACGGGGTCAACGACCATGACGCCGACGCGCGCAAGCTCGTCGAGCTGGTGCGCGATGTGCCCTGCAAGTTCAATCTGATACCGTTCAATCCGTTCCCGGGGTCGGAGTTCCGGCGTTCCGGGAGCGAGCGCATCCGGCGTTTCGCCGAGGTGCTGATTGAGGCGGGCATCGTCACCACCACGCGTCGTACGCGTGGCGAGGACGTCGACGCGGCCTGCGGTCAGCTCGCCGGCCAGGTGCAGGACCGGACGCGGCGCACCACACGCCTGGTCAAGGCTTGA
- the pilW gene encoding type IV pilus biogenesis/stability protein PilW → MKLRAMLCLLVVTAALAGCAGTSAPGEEQFASADRPVLETPPATEHEQAAMVHIDLGTAYFEVGRYDVALDEARIALAYAPNFAPAFHLMGLVYMFIDDDVAARENFLRALRSAPNDPDFNNSYGWFLCLNDEETEGMRRLALAARNPYYRSPTRPHTNAGLCHLRLEQVDEAETQFRRAVALQQNNPVALLGLAEVAYRKGELVSARDQLIALHRRSEPTAQSVWLGLRVERRLGNRAAEASYAAQLRGRFSDSPEHRAMTQGEYE, encoded by the coding sequence ATGAAACTTCGCGCAATGCTGTGCTTGCTGGTCGTCACGGCGGCCCTCGCCGGTTGCGCGGGCACCTCCGCGCCAGGCGAGGAGCAGTTCGCATCCGCCGATCGTCCGGTGCTCGAGACGCCGCCTGCCACCGAGCACGAACAGGCGGCGATGGTGCACATCGACCTGGGAACGGCCTACTTCGAGGTCGGACGCTACGACGTCGCCCTCGACGAGGCACGCATCGCGCTGGCCTATGCGCCGAATTTCGCGCCGGCCTTTCATCTGATGGGTCTGGTGTATATGTTCATCGACGACGATGTCGCCGCGCGCGAGAACTTCCTGCGCGCGCTGCGCAGCGCGCCCAACGACCCGGATTTCAACAACAGCTACGGCTGGTTCCTGTGCCTGAACGACGAGGAGACCGAAGGGATGCGGCGTCTCGCACTGGCTGCGCGCAATCCCTACTACCGCTCGCCCACACGGCCGCATACCAACGCCGGTCTGTGCCATCTGCGCCTGGAGCAGGTCGACGAGGCGGAAACCCAGTTCCGGCGCGCCGTGGCCCTGCAGCAGAACAACCCGGTGGCGCTGCTGGGGCTGGCCGAAGTGGCCTATCGCAAGGGTGAGCTGGTCTCCGCGCGCGATCAGCTCATCGCACTGCATCGCCGCAGCGAGCCCACCGCACAGTCCGTGTGGCTGGGGCTGCGCGTCGAGCGTCGCCTGGGCAATCGTGCCGCCGAGGCGAGCTACGCGGCCCAGTTGCGCGGGCGCTTCAGTGATTCTCCCGAACATCGCGCGATGACGCAGGGTGAGTACGAGTGA
- a CDS encoding RodZ domain-containing protein → MNEEQDPYCFEAEAEAEPQLPPIGDSLRAAREARGESVADVAAALKFSSRQILAMEGERVHELPGPAFVKGFYRNYGRYLGVDIEPMIAARWSEPSARSVELSPVTNARGTLPGSGRRGGVGRAIAALVSVLVVVLALGWYFDGFRLEDRPDDVAGADLADASGDAAETAPEVEIIDDEPSVPDAGAVDEPAPAASGIAVPQLPATLEAPPAPALSSVEANNGDAPQAQPEAAQTTTTQPPASQPAPPPEAALVEQVPAPDEPDEPVEPQQASAAREPTPAPRTESQSDAAPSATQVAGSGSSRLVFSMSADAWLQVKDAQDRTLYVGTSRGGTTRVVQGDPPFWVTVGNADAVSLEFDGEPVELAPHMHTAGVARLVLE, encoded by the coding sequence GTGAACGAAGAGCAAGATCCTTACTGCTTCGAAGCCGAGGCCGAAGCCGAGCCCCAGTTGCCGCCGATCGGCGATTCGCTGCGCGCAGCGCGCGAGGCGCGCGGCGAGTCGGTCGCCGATGTCGCGGCCGCACTGAAGTTCTCCTCCCGGCAGATCCTCGCGATGGAGGGCGAGCGTGTGCACGAGCTGCCCGGCCCGGCATTCGTCAAGGGCTTCTACCGCAACTACGGCCGATACCTGGGTGTCGACATCGAGCCCATGATCGCCGCACGCTGGTCCGAACCCTCGGCGCGCAGCGTGGAACTCTCTCCGGTCACCAACGCGCGCGGCACGCTGCCCGGCAGCGGCCGTCGCGGCGGCGTGGGGCGTGCCATCGCGGCGCTGGTGTCGGTGCTGGTGGTGGTGCTCGCGCTGGGATGGTATTTCGACGGCTTCAGGCTGGAAGACCGCCCGGACGACGTGGCGGGGGCCGACCTTGCCGACGCTTCCGGTGATGCGGCTGAAACGGCCCCCGAGGTCGAAATCATCGACGACGAACCATCGGTGCCGGATGCAGGCGCGGTCGACGAACCGGCCCCGGCAGCGTCGGGCATCGCGGTGCCGCAGCTTCCCGCAACGCTCGAGGCTCCGCCCGCGCCGGCGCTCTCGAGCGTCGAGGCGAACAACGGCGACGCGCCGCAAGCGCAGCCCGAGGCAGCGCAAACGACCACAACCCAGCCTCCGGCCTCGCAGCCGGCCCCCCCGCCCGAAGCTGCGTTGGTCGAGCAAGTGCCTGCGCCGGACGAGCCGGACGAGCCGGTAGAGCCGCAGCAGGCATCCGCGGCCAGGGAGCCGACGCCCGCGCCACGCACCGAGTCGCAGTCGGATGCCGCACCGTCGGCCACCCAGGTCGCGGGCAGCGGTTCGAGCCGCTTGGTATTCAGCATGAGTGCCGACGCCTGGTTGCAGGTCAAGGACGCGCAGGATCGCACGCTCTACGTCGGCACCAGCCGTGGCGGCACGACGCGCGTTGTGCAAGGCGATCCGCCGTTCTGGGTCACCGTCGGCAACGCGGATGCGGTGAGTCTCGAGTTCGACGGCGAGCCGGTCGAACTGGCGCCGCACATGCACACGGCCGGCGTGGCGCGACTGGTCCTGGAGTAG
- the ispG gene encoding flavodoxin-dependent (E)-4-hydroxy-3-methylbut-2-enyl-diphosphate synthase, producing MNASPNISAAAVRRPTRQVRIGRVTIGSDAPIVVQSMTNTDTADVLGTAMQVAELARAGSEIVRITVNNEEAAKAVPHIRDRLLALNMEVPLVGDFHYNGHTLLTKYPACAEALAKLRINPGNVGAGTKRDPQFAAIVEIACKYDKPVRIGVNWGSLDQSVLARIMDANARLAEPRDAGAVMREALIVSALESAAKAEEYGLAGDRIILSAKVSSVQDLVAVYRDLARRCDYPLHLGLTEAGMGSKGIVASTAALAVLLQEGIGDTIRVSLTPEPGGKRTEEVVVAQEILQTMGLRAFTPMVTACPGCGRTTSTFFQELASSIQTYVREQMPVWREERDGVENLTLAVMGCVVNGPGESKHADIGISLPGTGESPAAPVYVDGERTVTLRGDNIAAEFRAIVDDYVERKYPKKAASAV from the coding sequence ATGAACGCATCCCCTAACATTTCCGCAGCGGCCGTTCGCCGGCCGACGCGCCAGGTGCGCATTGGTCGCGTCACCATTGGTTCCGATGCGCCCATCGTGGTGCAGTCGATGACCAACACCGACACCGCCGATGTGCTCGGTACCGCCATGCAGGTGGCCGAGCTGGCGCGCGCCGGCTCGGAGATCGTGCGCATCACGGTCAACAACGAGGAAGCCGCGAAGGCCGTTCCGCACATCCGCGACCGCCTGCTTGCGCTGAACATGGAGGTGCCGCTGGTCGGCGACTTCCACTACAACGGCCATACGCTGCTCACCAAGTATCCGGCCTGCGCCGAGGCGCTCGCCAAGCTGCGCATCAACCCCGGCAACGTCGGCGCCGGCACCAAGCGCGACCCGCAGTTCGCGGCCATCGTCGAGATCGCCTGCAAGTACGACAAGCCGGTGCGCATCGGTGTGAACTGGGGCAGCCTCGACCAGTCCGTGCTGGCGCGCATCATGGACGCCAACGCCAGACTGGCCGAGCCGCGCGACGCCGGTGCGGTGATGCGCGAGGCGCTGATCGTCTCCGCGCTCGAGTCCGCCGCGAAGGCCGAGGAGTACGGCCTGGCGGGCGACCGCATCATCCTGTCGGCCAAGGTTTCCAGCGTGCAGGACCTGGTCGCCGTGTATCGCGATCTGGCGCGCCGCTGCGACTACCCGCTGCATCTGGGGCTGACCGAAGCCGGCATGGGCTCCAAGGGCATCGTCGCCTCGACTGCCGCGCTGGCCGTGCTGCTGCAGGAAGGTATCGGCGACACCATCCGCGTGTCGCTCACGCCCGAGCCGGGCGGCAAGCGCACCGAGGAGGTCGTCGTCGCGCAGGAGATCCTGCAGACCATGGGTCTGCGTGCGTTTACGCCCATGGTTACGGCCTGCCCGGGCTGTGGGCGCACCACCAGCACCTTCTTCCAGGAGCTGGCCTCAAGCATCCAGACCTATGTGCGCGAGCAGATGCCGGTGTGGCGTGAAGAACGTGACGGCGTCGAGAACCTCACGCTGGCGGTGATGGGCTGTGTGGTCAACGGCCCGGGCGAGAGCAAACACGCCGACATCGGCATCTCGCTGCCCGGCACCGGCGAGAGCCCGGCCGCGCCCGTGTATGTGGACGGCGAGAGGACCGTGACGCTGCGCGGCGACAACATCGCGGCCGAGTTCCGCGCCATCGTCGACGACTATGTCGAGCGCAAGTATCCGAAGAAGGCGGCCAGCGCCGTCTGA
- the hisS gene encoding histidine--tRNA ligase has translation MNRSLQSVRGMNDILPDEAEVWEHFEDLVRDWLRSYGYRPVRMPLVEHTPLFKRAIGEVTDIVEKEMYSFEDALNGEHLTLRPEGTASCVRAAIQHGLLHGGGQRLYYHGPMFRHERPQKGRYRQFHQIGVEALNFTGPDIDAELILMCARLWDDLGIEDVELQLNSLGSAEERAEHRAALIAYLEQHQDVLDEDAGRRLYTNPLRILDTKNPALQELVEAAPKLFDHLGTESLEHFDGVQRVLRDAGIAYRINHRLVRGLDYYNRTVFEWVTTRLGAQGTICAGGRYDTLVELLGGKSTPAAGFAIGIERVLALWKESGGAEDAAQQPDVYIVAAGDAAQRLAFRAAEALRGFGFAVLMHCGGGSFKSQMKKADASGAPLAVIIGEDEAAAGEVALKPLRGPGAQERIAVDALADAVAEHLFREDEDDDGAV, from the coding sequence ATGAACCGAAGCCTGCAGTCCGTGCGCGGGATGAACGATATCCTGCCCGATGAAGCTGAAGTCTGGGAGCACTTCGAAGACCTCGTGCGCGATTGGCTGCGCAGCTATGGCTACCGTCCGGTGCGCATGCCCCTGGTTGAACACACGCCGCTGTTCAAGCGCGCCATCGGCGAGGTGACCGATATCGTCGAGAAGGAGATGTATTCCTTCGAGGACGCGCTCAACGGCGAACACCTGACGCTGCGTCCGGAAGGGACGGCTTCGTGTGTGCGTGCCGCGATCCAGCACGGTCTGCTGCACGGCGGCGGCCAGCGTCTGTATTATCACGGTCCGATGTTCCGCCACGAACGCCCGCAGAAGGGGCGCTACCGCCAGTTCCACCAGATCGGGGTGGAGGCGCTGAACTTCACCGGGCCGGACATCGATGCCGAACTCATCCTGATGTGCGCACGTCTGTGGGACGATCTGGGTATCGAGGACGTCGAACTGCAGCTCAACTCGCTCGGCTCGGCCGAGGAGCGCGCCGAACACCGCGCCGCGCTGATCGCCTATCTGGAGCAGCACCAGGACGTGCTCGACGAAGATGCCGGGCGCCGTCTGTACACCAACCCGCTGCGCATTCTCGATACCAAGAATCCGGCGCTGCAGGAGCTGGTCGAAGCCGCGCCGAAACTGTTCGATCATCTCGGCACGGAGTCGCTCGAGCATTTCGACGGCGTGCAGCGCGTGCTGCGTGACGCCGGCATTGCCTACCGCATCAACCATCGCCTGGTGCGCGGGCTGGACTACTACAATCGCACCGTCTTCGAATGGGTGACGACGCGCCTGGGTGCGCAGGGTACGATCTGCGCGGGTGGACGCTACGACACGCTGGTCGAACTGCTCGGCGGCAAGAGCACGCCGGCCGCCGGTTTTGCGATCGGCATCGAGCGCGTGCTCGCGCTGTGGAAGGAATCCGGCGGTGCAGAGGACGCGGCGCAGCAGCCCGATGTCTACATCGTCGCGGCCGGCGATGCGGCGCAACGACTGGCATTTCGTGCGGCCGAGGCGCTGCGCGGCTTCGGTTTCGCGGTGCTGATGCACTGCGGAGGCGGCAGTTTCAAGTCGCAGATGAAGAAGGCCGATGCCAGCGGCGCCCCGCTGGCGGTAATCATCGGCGAGGACGAAGCCGCGGCCGGCGAGGTGGCACTCAAGCCGCTGCGCGGCCCCGGCGCACAGGAACGCATCGCCGTCGACGCACTCGCCGACGCGGTGGCCGAACATCTATTCAGAGAAGACGAGGACGACGATGGCGCTGTATGA
- a CDS encoding YfgM family protein, with protein MALYDLEEQEQISQIKAWWEQYGKYVTTLIVVAALGSVGWQGWNWYQNKQAGEASTLYFAVQQAAADGDATRAREAAGQIIERYSGTAYAEMGALLSAAVQVAEGDARNARAQLEWVVANADNPAVRDLARLRIAVTLFDEGDYDGALARLADAPHASLAARYGDLRGDVLAAAGRPEEARRAYETALAALAEAPGQSGAQLRGVVETKIEALES; from the coding sequence ATGGCGCTGTATGACCTCGAGGAACAGGAACAGATCTCCCAGATCAAGGCCTGGTGGGAACAGTACGGTAAGTACGTCACGACGCTGATCGTCGTCGCCGCGCTGGGCTCGGTCGGCTGGCAGGGCTGGAACTGGTACCAGAACAAGCAGGCGGGTGAAGCCTCGACGCTGTACTTCGCCGTGCAACAGGCCGCGGCCGACGGCGACGCGACACGTGCGCGCGAGGCCGCCGGCCAGATCATCGAGCGCTATTCGGGCACGGCCTACGCCGAGATGGGCGCGCTGCTTTCGGCCGCCGTGCAGGTTGCCGAGGGCGATGCGCGCAACGCGCGGGCGCAGCTCGAATGGGTCGTGGCGAACGCGGACAACCCGGCGGTGCGCGATCTGGCGCGCCTGCGCATTGCGGTCACGCTGTTCGACGAGGGGGATTACGACGGTGCGCTCGCGCGTCTGGCCGATGCGCCTCACGCGTCACTTGCTGCGCGCTACGGCGATCTGCGCGGTGACGTGCTCGCCGCTGCCGGCCGGCCCGAGGAGGCGCGCCGTGCCTACGAGACGGCGCTTGCGGCGTTGGCCGAGGCTCCGGGCCAGTCCGGCGCGCAACTGCGTGGCGTGGTCGAGACCAAGATCGAAGCGCTGGAGTCCTGA
- the bamB gene encoding outer membrane protein assembly factor BamB — protein MPVTTFARTMLAAAAAVALAGCSLFGSKPPEPDPVPSFEPRAELRSLWQVGVGSSATYRFQPAVVAGAVYAAGGDGSVVRIDASGGRTQWRRDVGDALSAGVGSDGRTVAVVTVAGEVVALDASSGEERWRAPVGAEVLAAPGVSEQVVVVRTSGNRVLAFESADGARRWTYEREMPALTLRNAVGMTVDERAAIVGYPGGKLVSINLANGGPLWEITVSTPRGVTELERVTDVAGVPVVSGSEVCAVTYQGRAGCFDIVNGRVIWTVEFSSASGLDRSGPLVFVSSARDAIHALDARDGSNVWTQGPLSLRRLSRPLAVGGGVVFGDFEGYVHALDRANGGIIARNRASGGAIQAAPVALGDARFVVQTVGGGVEAFELVGAGRSE, from the coding sequence ATGCCCGTGACCACATTTGCCCGGACGATGCTCGCCGCCGCTGCGGCCGTTGCGCTCGCCGGTTGTTCGCTGTTCGGCTCCAAGCCGCCCGAGCCCGACCCCGTGCCGAGCTTCGAGCCCCGCGCCGAACTGCGTTCGCTGTGGCAGGTCGGCGTGGGCTCGTCCGCGACCTATCGCTTCCAGCCGGCCGTGGTCGCTGGCGCAGTGTACGCGGCCGGCGGTGACGGCTCGGTGGTGCGCATCGACGCCTCCGGCGGTCGCACGCAGTGGCGGCGCGATGTCGGTGACGCCCTCTCGGCCGGTGTCGGCAGCGACGGACGCACGGTGGCGGTCGTCACCGTCGCCGGAGAAGTCGTCGCGCTCGACGCGAGTAGCGGCGAGGAGCGCTGGCGTGCACCGGTGGGCGCCGAAGTGCTGGCCGCGCCGGGGGTATCCGAGCAGGTCGTGGTGGTGCGTACCTCGGGCAACCGGGTGCTGGCCTTCGAGAGCGCCGATGGTGCACGGCGCTGGACCTACGAGCGCGAGATGCCGGCGCTGACCCTGCGCAACGCCGTCGGCATGACGGTCGACGAGCGCGCGGCCATCGTCGGCTACCCGGGTGGTAAGCTGGTATCGATCAACCTCGCAAATGGCGGCCCGTTGTGGGAGATCACCGTGTCCACGCCGCGCGGGGTGACCGAGCTCGAGCGCGTGACCGATGTGGCCGGCGTGCCGGTGGTCAGTGGGAGCGAGGTCTGCGCGGTCACCTATCAGGGCCGCGCGGGCTGCTTCGACATCGTCAACGGGCGCGTCATCTGGACGGTGGAATTCTCCAGCGCAAGCGGGCTGGATCGCTCCGGTCCGCTGGTGTTCGTCAGTTCGGCGCGCGATGCCATACATGCACTCGATGCGCGCGACGGCAGCAACGTATGGACCCAGGGGCCGCTGTCGCTGCGCCGCTTGTCGCGCCCGCTGGCGGTCGGCGGCGGCGTGGTGTTCGGTGACTTCGAGGGCTATGTGCACGCACTCGATCGTGCCAACGGCGGCATCATCGCGCGCAACCGCGCCAGCGGCGGCGCGATTCAGGCCGCACCGGTCGCCCTCGGGGACGCACGCTTCGTCGTGCAGACCGTCGGGGGCGGGGTGGAAGCGTTCGAACTGGTCGGGGCGGGCCGCAGCGAGTGA
- the der gene encoding ribosome biogenesis GTPase Der: MKPTIVLVGRPNVGKSTLFNRLTRTRDALVADLPGLTRDRHYGIGRVGERDYLVVDTAGFDPVAKVGIMHEMAQQAERAIEEADVLLFLVDGRTGLTPHDEQIAARLRRSGRPLYLVVNKAEGLRREVVAAEFHALGLGAPLAVSATHGDGVTQLVEEALASFPLDDEPAEEATRGPRIAIVGRPNVGKSTLINGLVGEERVIAFDLPGTTRDAIEIPFERGGRHYTLIDTAGLRRRGKVFEAVEKFSVIKTLQAVEQANVSVLVLDAAQDIADQDAHIAGFILEAGRALVVVVNKWDAVDDYRRELVKRDIERKLGFLSFARFHYVSALKGSGLSAVMKSVDAAYAAAMANLSTPRLTRVLQAAVTKQAPPRHGVFRPKLRYAHQGGSNPPIVVIHGSALEHIPTSYTRFLERTFIEAFRLKGTPLRIQFKTAHNPYASRD; the protein is encoded by the coding sequence GTGAAACCTACTATCGTGCTGGTCGGCCGGCCCAATGTCGGCAAATCGACGCTGTTCAACCGCTTGACGCGCACGCGCGATGCCCTGGTGGCCGACCTGCCGGGTCTGACGCGTGACCGCCACTACGGCATCGGTCGCGTCGGCGAGCGCGACTATCTGGTCGTCGACACGGCCGGTTTCGATCCGGTGGCCAAAGTCGGCATCATGCACGAGATGGCGCAGCAGGCCGAACGCGCGATCGAGGAAGCCGACGTGCTGCTCTTCCTGGTCGACGGGCGCACCGGCCTGACCCCGCACGACGAGCAGATCGCCGCCCGCCTGCGCCGCAGCGGTCGCCCGCTGTATCTGGTGGTGAACAAGGCCGAGGGCCTGCGGCGCGAGGTGGTCGCGGCGGAATTCCACGCGCTCGGGCTGGGCGCGCCGCTGGCGGTGTCCGCCACGCACGGCGACGGCGTGACGCAACTCGTCGAGGAGGCACTGGCGTCGTTCCCGCTCGATGACGAGCCGGCGGAGGAGGCTACGCGCGGCCCGCGCATCGCCATCGTGGGCCGCCCCAATGTCGGAAAATCAACCCTGATCAACGGCCTGGTCGGTGAAGAACGGGTCATCGCCTTCGACCTGCCGGGCACCACGCGCGACGCGATCGAGATTCCGTTCGAGCGCGGCGGGCGCCACTACACGCTGATCGACACGGCCGGTCTGCGCCGGCGCGGCAAGGTCTTCGAGGCGGTCGAGAAGTTCTCGGTGATCAAGACGCTGCAGGCGGTCGAGCAGGCCAATGTGTCGGTGCTGGTGCTCGACGCGGCGCAGGACATCGCCGACCAGGACGCGCACATTGCCGGCTTCATCCTCGAGGCCGGGCGTGCGCTGGTGGTCGTCGTCAACAAGTGGGACGCGGTCGACGATTACCGGCGCGAGCTCGTCAAGCGCGACATCGAGCGCAAGCTCGGCTTCCTGTCCTTCGCGCGCTTTCACTACGTTTCCGCGCTCAAGGGCAGCGGCCTGTCGGCGGTCATGAAGTCGGTCGACGCGGCCTACGCCGCGGCGATGGCCAATCTGTCCACGCCGCGTCTGACGCGCGTGCTGCAGGCGGCGGTCACCAAGCAGGCGCCGCCGCGGCACGGGGTGTTCCGCCCCAAGCTGCGCTACGCCCACCAGGGGGGCAGCAATCCGCCCATCGTGGTGATCCACGGCAGCGCGCTCGAGCACATCCCGACCTCTTACACGCGCTTTCTCGAGCGCACCTTCATCGAGGCGTTCCGACTCAAGGGCACGCCCTTGCGCATCCAGTTCAAGACCGCACACAATCCGTATGCGTCACGCGACTGA
- the hfq gene encoding RNA chaperone Hfq — MSNKGQLLQDPFLNTLRREHIPVSIYLVNGIKLQGQVDSFDQYVVLLKNTVTQMVYKHAISTVVPARPVNIPSQDGATEA; from the coding sequence ATGAGTAACAAAGGGCAGCTTCTACAAGACCCGTTCCTGAACACGCTGCGGCGCGAACACATCCCGGTGTCGATCTATCTGGTCAACGGGATCAAGCTGCAGGGTCAGGTCGACTCCTTCGATCAGTACGTCGTTCTGCTCAAGAACACCGTCACGCAGATGGTCTACAAGCACGCCATTTCCACGGTCGTTCCGGCCCGTCCGGTCAACATCCCGTCGCAGGACGGGGCCACGGAGGCCTGA